The DNA segment TCGCGAAGCAGTCTGCTTATAGATTTCCCGGTCGTAAGTACAGCTGCGAAACAAGTTCACGCCTTGGTCTTCCAAGGCATTACGCACTTCCGCAGATAACGACGCATTGGGTTTTTGCCGAGTAATCACAAACCGTGACACCGGTCGGCCATTAGCCACGCTCTGACGGGTTTTCACCAGGTCAACTAATTCACCGCAGGCCCAAATGTCGTAAGGGGAAGGGTTAATAGGGATCATTACGATGTCAGCGATCACAACAGTCTCCGCATTAATCGCCATGTCCGTTGCCGGCCCGTCAATAATCACAAAATCCTTGTCGTCAGCGACCTTGGCAATACCACGGACCA comes from the Gammaproteobacteria bacterium genome and includes:
- a CDS encoding AAA family ATPase, with amino-acid sequence MAKIISIINPKGGCGKTTLSTNISRGLQKRNFSVIIGDCDQQGSARDWYSAGGDESDFAPVYGIDRPQLVRGIAKVADDKDFVIIDGPATDMAINAETVVIADIVMIPINPSPYDIWACGELVDLVKTRQSVANGRPVSRFVITRQKPNASLSAEVRNALEDQGVNLFRSCTYDREIYKQTASRGQTVFEGHNKSAKEEVDLIIDEIIEITRELS